A window of Polyodon spathula isolate WHYD16114869_AA chromosome 30, ASM1765450v1, whole genome shotgun sequence contains these coding sequences:
- the lrrc51 gene encoding leucine rich repeat containing 51, which yields MAGKVNKDTMYGPPLDLSFKCINSMTGAVAEEPRTGLRCLHHTLEGKVCSRVLRLNNNILPDLSGFNEAVGHFIEDTSQLSWIDLSFNDLSTIDNVLTQYKNLRVLYLHGNSIITLGEVDKLAALPNLLSLTLHGNPLENEKGYRNYVISALPQLKTLDFSAVTKQDRATAAVWRRGFSQQKRPKRNLDV from the exons ATGGCTGGAAAAGTGAATAAAGACACCATGTATGGCCCCCCATTAGATTTGTCTTTCAAATGTATCAACTCCATGACAG GTGCGGTGGCAGAGGAGCCACGCACAGGTCTACGGTGCTTACACCATACCCTAGAAGGGAAAGTGTGCAGCAGGGTGCTGCGTCTCAACAACAACATTCTGCCAGACCTGAGCGGTTTTAATGAGGCTGTTGGGCACTTTATAGAAGACACCAGCCAGCTGTCCTGGATCGACCTGTCTTTCAATGATCTCTCCACCATCGACAAT GTCTTGACTCAGTACAAGAACTTGCGGGTGTTGTATCTCCATGGCAACAGTATTATCACACTGGGAGAAGTGGACAAACTGGCGGCTCTACCCAACCTGCTTAGCCTGACACTTCACGGCAACCCCTTGGAGAATGAGAAAGGATACAG GAACTATGTGATCTCGGCACTGCCCCAGTTAAAAACATTAGACTTCAGTGCAGTGACCAAGCAGGACCGGGCCACTGCAGCGGTATGGAGGAGAGGCTTCAGCCAACAGAAACGACCGAAGAGGAATTTGGACGTGTAG
- the lamtor1 gene encoding ragulator complex protein LAMTOR1 — MGCCYSSETEATEQDREERKPLLNPTSNPPSKSTNGTERNSASLPSARTDEQALLSSILTKTALNIIDVSAADSQGMEQHEYMDKARQYSTRLAVLSNGLSQKKPAPLPSLTSQPHQVLASEPVPYSDIQQVAKIAAYAYSALSQIKVDAKEDLVVQFAIP, encoded by the exons ATGGGTTGTTGTTACAGCAGTGAGACTGAGGCCACGGAGCAG GATCGAGAAGAGCGAAAGCCACTACTAAACCCAACCTCTAACCCGCCCAGTAAGTCCACCAATGGGACAGAGCGGAATTCAGCAAGCCTTCCCTCTGCCCGGACAGATGAGCAGGCACTCCTCTCCTCTATCCTCACAAAGACAGCACT GAATATAATTGATGTGTCTGCAGCAGACTCCCAGGGAATGGAGCAGCACGAGTACATGGATAAAGCCAGACAGTACAG TACAAGACTGGCAGTGCTCAGTAACGGCCTGTCACAGAAAAAGCCTGCTCCTCTGCCCTCTTTAACCAGCCAGCCGCATCAAGTGCTCGCCAGTGAACCTGTGCCATACTCGGACATACAACAG GTTGCTAAGATAGCTGCATATGCGTACAGTGCACTTTCACAGATAAAAGTGGACGCGAAGGAGGATTTGGTTGTGCAGTTTGCTATTCCCTGA